The DNA region GACAAGGCCACGTCATACGCGGAGCTGCTCGAAAACCGTTCCATCGAACCCAAGGACATCGAATGGTTCAGGGGGCTGGCCGACAAGATCACCCCGGAAGACCTGCTGACCATCATCTACACCTCCGGCACCACCGGAACCCCCAAGGGGGTCATGCTCAACCATGCCAACATCATGCACAACGTGCGCACCCTGCCGCCGCTCATCAGGCTGCAGGCCGATGATGTGTGGGTGTCCATCCTACCGACCTGGCACATCTTCGAGCGAACCGCAGAATACATAGGCATCGCCACCGGCAGCTGTCTGGTCTACTCATCCATCCGCACTTTCGCCGCTGATCTGGAATCCTACAAGCCCACCCTGGTCGCAACCGTGCCGCGCATCTGGGAATCCCTGTATTCCAAGATCACGACGGGGCTGAAGAAAAAGGATCCCAAGAAAGCCAAGATCTTCAATCTGCTGGTCCGGGTCTCCGCTGCCTACCGCCGCAATGCGCGCGTGCTGCGCGATCAGCTGCCCGTCTTCAAGAAGAGGGCCTTTCCCCTGCGCCTTGCGGACAAGGTGCAGGCCCTGGTTTCAAACATGTTTCTCTTTCTGCCCAACCTCTTGGCCAAAAAGAAACTCGTGCTCGTACAGGAAAAATTCGGCGGTCGTCTCAAGGGCGCCATCAGCGGCGGTGGCAGCCTGCCACCCTATCTGGATGAATGGATCGACGCCATCGGCATCCGCATCATCAACGCCTACGGCATGACCGAGTGCTCGCCCGGCATCGCCGGACGCGGATTCAACTGTGACATCTTCGGCACCATCGGGCCCCCCGTTGGCGAGACCGAACTGCGCATCGTCAACGATCTGGGAGAGCCGGTGCCAAAGGGCGTCGAAGGCGAAATTCAGGTTCGCGGCGCGCAGGTCTTCAAGGGCTACTACAAAAACGACGAGGCCAACGAGAACGCATTCTCCCTCGACGGGTTCCTGCGCACCGGAGACCTTGGACGACTGACCCTCACCGGGGAACTGGTCATTACCGGCCGGGCCAAGGAAATCATTGTCCTGGCCAGCGGCGAGAATGTCGATCCAACCAACATCGAGGCCACGCTGTCCATGTTCCCCTTCGTGCAGGACGCGGTGCTCGTAGGCCAGGACAAGAAGGGCCTGGGCGCGCTCATCGTCCCGGATCTGGAGAAGCTACGTGAATTCGTGCTGGAAAAGTACAATCAGGTGCTCGAAGAGACCGAAGGAGCTCTGCGCGACAAGCAGCTCCTCGATCGTCTGCGCGAAGAAATGAACAAACTCCTGAACGCCAAGAAGGGCTTCAAACCCTACGAAAAACTCCAGAACATCCACTTTCTCGATAAGGAGTTCACCCTCGGCGAAGAGTTGACCAATTCCTTCAAGAAAAAACGCCACGTCATAGAAAAGAAGTACAAGGATATCATAAACCGGCTCCTCAAATAACGCGCCGCGCTACCGGCGCATGCCTTCCTGGAACAAATCGGGCACGCGGCACAGACAGCACGATTCTGTGCACGCGCCCCTCCTGCAGCTAGGAATAAGAGAACACTCATGACCTCTTTCGAGAAGTTGTGGCGTCCAGGACCAGCAAAACTCAAAGCACAAACCGCGCCCGGAAGTGACTCCGCGAGCGGGGACAAGTTCCTTTACCTTTTGATCCTTTGTCCTCTCGCGGCGCTGATCTTTTTTTTCGGGGGAGCCAGACCGTGGATCTGGCAAGGCGTGACCGGACTTTTCTTTCTTTGCCTTGGGGCGTGGCATTTTCGATTCAGAGTCTCGCCGCCCGACAAGAGGCTGCGGGGATTGCTGATCATCGGCCTGTGTTTTCTTCTGGTGCCGCTTTTGCAAATCATCCCCCTGCCTCTCGCCCTGCTTGAAACCCTATCTCCCGTCCGGGGACAATGGGCCAGGACGCTCCTTGAACTGGGAAACATCTCCAGCACCACCATCAGCTACGAACCGCTGGCGACATGGATGCGTCTTGCGTGGTGGCTCTTTCTTCTCACTTTCGCCGTGCTCCTGGCCCAGGCCCTGAACTCCGGCCGAGCAAAATACCCTGTCTGGCTCCTGCATTCCCTCTTTGTCTTGGCTGGCCTCGAAGCGATCTATGGCATCCTGCAGGCGCTGCTGCCCGGTCTGGGCGTCCTGTGGAACATGGATCCTCAGACCGGCCTCGCCTACAAAGGTTCCGCTCGCGGCACGTTCATCAATCGCAACCACTATGCAGCTTTTCTCGGACTGCTTTGGCCCGTGCTGCTGGCCTATGTCCTCATACTCAAATCTCCACGCAAGATGGAACATGTCCTCGGCAAGCGGGCGCAAGCTCAAGTCCTCGTGCAGCAGAAAGTCTTTGCCGTCTTCTGTCTTGCCCTGGTCATCCTTGGCCTCGTGCTCAGCCAGTCCCGGGGAGGGATTCTGGGGGCCCTGCTGTCCTTCACCCTGCTCTATCTTTTTGCCGGACTCCGTCAAAAACGAGTTACCGCGGCCCTCTTCGCATGCTGGATCATCATGCTCGGTTATGGGACAATCATCGGTTTCGACGACATCTCGAACCGCTTTTCTCAAATCGGCCAGGGTGCAACGGTAAGAGTTGAAATCTGGAAGGACGGATGGAACGCGGTCCGGGATCACCCTCTGACCGGCACCGGACTCGGCACCTATCCATCCGTAGGCCGGGCCTACCAAAATGCATTCAGCCCGCAACTGCGGGCCCACCATGCCCACAATGACTACCTCGAAGCAGTCGTGGAGATGGGCCTGCCTGCCGCCGGCATTCTGATCCTCGGCATCTGGGCGCTGTGGTGCAGCCGGGCCTTTTTTCTATGGCGAAAACGCCAAACCATGGACCCGGATCGCCTTGTTCTGGCAGCCGGCTCCCTGGCCGCCCTTGGTGGATATCTCCTGCACTCTTGGGTGGAATTCAACAATGCCATCCCCGCGAACCAGCTGACGGCTATCATGGTGGCAATTTTTCACATTCACATTTCGCGGGAAAACACTGACCAGGCCGGGCAGACGGACTGAAAAAACGCCACTGCCTGCAAACGACGGCTCCGATTCCGACAAACCATCCATGCAGCGGACCTAAAAACAAAAGTGAGTAAGGTTCATAGCGAGTAAGTGCTGATCTTGGTGATCGACAGGATTAATCTCTGTCTAGCGGCCGGCTGCGCTTTTCAATCAGCGTCACGGCATCAAACCAAACATTTCCCGCAATTTTGTTGTCGAATTTCAAACTCTCGTTGCGACGCAATCCGATTCGAGCCATCTGACAACCCCAAGGCGTCCGGAAAGAAAGCACTTCCTCGGTCCAATCCCGGCTCGCGAGAATTGCAGGGCTCTGAACACGCAATTCATCGCAATCCAGGCCTCGAAGCTCCACGAACACGCCCTGATCCGTGGTCAATTGATCCGCCTTCCAGGAAAAGCGAAGTTCATAGTCGATCCCGGGACGAAGCGGCACGTACTGCCAAAAATTATCATAGCGCGGATTGTTTGTCCCTAGAAAATGGAGGTGCAAAGCCGATCCCTCGTCTTTTCCGCGAAATGGCTCGATTTTCACGTCCACGCCCTCGACACTTTTCCGACGCCATCCTAAAACCTCCTGCGTCAAAGGTTTTTGAAACTGTCCATTGATGACAAGAGAGTCCTGGAACATGCCCGACCGACGCATAAGATCAGCCGCCTCAGGCCAACTCCGGTTCTCAAGCAGAAATTCGATGAACCTGTAGCTCCTTTCAGTATTCAACAAATCAGGCTGATCCTTTTCCAGGACCACGTATAACTCCATGCATGTGTCAACGAGCTTTCGCGCCATGCACTCCTGGAGCACGAACCATCTGTTTTCGGGCAAGGTTCGGGGCAAAATCTCAATCCATCCTCCCCAAAAATCCAGGGCCAACATTACAGCCTCCTGGCGATGCCTTGGGAGTCGGCTCAGTACATAATTGAAGCCTTCTTTAAACGTGGCTTCATCCTTTATGTCGGCGGCGAGCATCAATTGGTGCCACCGCCACGGGGTCGAGGAAGGAACGTGCGCAAGCAGAACATCGTGAAGAGATTCCGCTTTGGCCTCCTCATCAAGTCGAGGCAGCAATCGAGCCAGCGCAAACCATGCACCGAGCAGAAGCGGATTGCGGGCAACGCCCTGCCAATACGCTTCAACTGCGCCGTCTGTATCCATGTTTTCAAAACGGGCCGTATCGCCCCTTCGAATCCAGGTCCGAGCCCAGGGATCCATCCAGGAACTTTGCAGCACAAACTCCCAATCCTTGGCGACGAAACGTGACGAACAATACGCCCCGAACAGCAAACAACAGCCCATTACAAGACAGACGGTCGTCGTCAGGATACGCAGCGCTCCTTGAGCGGCGCTACCCTTTATCATCTTGGTGTTTCTTGCCATGCCCTGTAAAAATGATGCCCCGTTCCGAAGGTGTCCGACTCGCGACACAGCTGAGTGCGTCGGCTCAGGAAGCGGCTGACGACTTCGGACCTTCCAAGGAGGCCTCGGTTCCACGTTCGGGGCTACGGTTTTCGTAGCCGTATGATTGGTAGTAATATTTGGAATAAAACCCGCCGAAGCGGCTCTGGACATTTAACCGATTGACAATGCTACCGAGAAAGCGGGCATTGATGTTGGCCAGGGAACTTCGGAACAGCGACAACGCCTGCCGGTGCGTCTTGCCCAGGGTGCTGATCAGTATGACGCCATTAACCAGGCTGCTCAACACCAACACGTCTGCAAAACCGACAGAAGGAGGTCCGTCGATGATAATTCGGTCGAAGGTCTTGCCCAACTCTTCCAAACACTGGTGCATGCGCTTCGAGGCCAAAAGCTCGGCGGGATTGGGCGGCAACAAGCCCGCAGGAATGAAATAGAGATTTTTCATGTCGGTCGCTCTCAATACATCTTCCAGACTCCTGGTTTCGACCAAAAGCTCACTGAGCCCGCCTCCGCCCGGAACAGCTTGGGAAAAGACCTTGTGCAGCCGTGGACGTCGCAAATCAGCGTCGATAATGAGAACCTTTTCCCCTGCGGCAGTAAAAGCCTTTGCCATGTTCACGGCTATGGTCGATTTGCCCTCCCCTTCCGTAGTGCTGGTGATGAGCAGCTTCTGAGTGCTTCCGACACCGGTGGTGGATAGTTGGATGGATACCCGGGTGGTGCGGATGGCTTCGGAAAAACCCGCCCGAGGATCACAGACGACCAGATCATCAAGTTTGTCCTTGAGACCGTCCTCAACCTCGGGAAGCACCCCGAGGATAGTTATCCCGAAGCGATCGGACAGCTCGTCCACGCTCTTGATTGTATTGTCCATAAATTCGAGCAGAAATGCAGCGGCCAAGCCAAGCATGAGGCCGATGCCCATGGACAGGAACAAATTGAGCTTGATGCGCGGCCTGTCGGCGATGACAGGCAACAGGGCGTTATCCACAACCTGGATGTTGCTGATATCCGCACCCATCGTAGCGTCGATCTCCTTGGCGCGTTGCAGCAACGATTGGTGAATATCCTTGTTGGCCGTCACTTCGCGGTTGAGAATATTGTACTGCGTAGCTCTGTCATTGAGGTCCATGGCCTGCGCCTTGGCCTTCTCGGCCTGCACACGGAGGCCATCCTCGTTTTTGACGGCCGCGAGGTAATCGTTGCGGATGGCCTGCAGGATACGGTCTTCCTCATCAGCGATTTTCGCGGCCACATCGTCGATCTTGGCCTTGAGGCGTTTGGCTTCCGGATAATCCGGCTTGAAGACGACAAGCATATCCTCGTACTCCGAGACGAGTACGACGTGATGCTGTCGCAAGTGCTGGATGAGTAGGTTGGCGATGACCATGGGCATGCCGGAAATTCCGGCCTCACGCGCCTGCATGTCCAGGGCCTCTTTCGACAATCGTTCGGCGTGAGCCGCGGCCAGCGCGGTGTTGATGGCCTCAAGCTGTTTGTAGATCAGATTCATGCGGCTATCGAGAGACACGATGCCCGCTTTTTGCGCAAACCGATTCAACTCGGCCTCGGACTTCTCCAGCCTGATCCGAGCCAGATCGATCTGCTTCCCCAACTGTTCATTGGCCAGGCTCGCGGACTGAACCTTCTTGTCCATCTGCCAGAAGATGAAGCTCCGAATGAGAGTATTCACCACATCCCGCGCCACCGCAGGATTCTCGGAGGAAAAAGCCAGGTTCAGAATAGTGGTGTCGCGCTCCGCTTTGACTTCCAGGCTTTTCATGAACGATTTGAGCAGTCGCTGCTGGACTTCGGCCTCGTGCCTTTCCAACTCCGATGGATCCACTTCGGAAGAGTGTCCGACAAGCCTCTTCAGCAAACTGCCAATACCGCTCATCAGTCCTGAACCATTTTCGGTTTCGATGTCCGTATTGAAACTTGGGTTGTTGACCAGATCCAAGGTTTCTATGACGCGCCAGGCAAGAGAATCCGAAATCAGCAGCTTACTTTGCGTATTCATGAACTCGCGTGTCTGGGTCTGGGGAACCGTCATGTCCTCGAACTTGGTAACCTTGGGCGACTGAAGGGTGAATTCGAGTCTGCCCGTGGCCTTGTAGATCGGCGTCATGGCCAGGGTGATGATGGCCGTGGTCACGAAGACTGCGAACAATATCGAGCCGATGAGCCATTTGCGTCTGAGGAGCACATCTAGGTAATCACGTAGGTTCACCTCGATTTCCACATCATGCGGCGATTCCCGAAATTCCGTCGAGGAGAACGGCGCCCGGCTTGCGTGCAGAGGAGTGAAAAATGTTGCGCCGTCCCTTTGGAGAGCCTCGAAATGTTCTTTTTCAGCCATGATAAAAGCCTTTTTGAACCTTAAAAAATTTCAGTTGGTTGGATCTCAAACCAATTAACAGCGCGGTGAAACTTTTCTCTATTCAAAAAAATACGGGCTATTTTAAATATCTAATTATAATAGTATTTGTAACTTTATCATAAATATATACACGTATATATAAAAACACTCATGTACTTATATATCCCGCTATTCGTTAAAGATAAAAAAAACTAAGCGACATTCCCATATAAAAAATTCACGGCCACAATTCATTTTTTTCTAAGAATTCCTGAATAAACGATTCACACAGAAAAATCATGGAAGAAGAGAGTCTTGATCAAAAAACCACCCTGGTTTTAATCCAAGCAACAGCAGTAAAGGCGACACTGCAAAAAGTCGCGCAAGAACCTGAGTTTCAATGCCGCGAACGTGTGCCTGGCATGGGTATGCGGCCCATGTCGAAAAATGAAACATAATAAACTTTTTCAGTTAGTTAGAAAGGCACAAATCCTCTTCTTCAAGGGAATGACAACTTTTTACAGTGTCGTAAGTAAAGGAATTTTTCAAAAATAATCGCCACAGGAGCAGAAAAGGGATGTTGACCAAGCCCCGGGACGGTTGGGCCATCTTACGGCACGGTCTGTGAGTTTCTTTTCCCACGCAGTGACATGTCGGTCGAAGAACAAAATTCAAACGGGATCATAAATGAAAATAGCTTCTCACAAAATTGCAGGATTCGGCCGAACAAATCAGTCCATCATCTTTTCGATCCTTAAAATTTCGACTCTTCTCTTCGCGAGCCTCTGCCTGGCTTGCGCGGCGAGAGGCCCCAAGGCCACGACCGACATCACAAAACTGACAAGCTTCGCCCAGGGAGCGGAAAAACCCTTGGACGTGGCCGAACTCAACAAAAAAATTTCTGCGGCCTTCACCGCGACTCCAAGTTACGAGGACTATGTCCTGGACGGTGGAGATCTCATTCAAGTCAGTATCTTCGAAGCTCCCGACCTCAATACCGAAGCGCGGGTCAGCGCCCGTGGCGAGGTCTCTCTCCCGCTACTGAACACAGTGCGGATTGCCGGTCTGGCCGTCCGTGACGCCGAACTGCGTATTGAGGAACTGTATCGCGAAAATTACCTTCAGGATCCGCACATCACCATTTTTATCAAAGAGCAGTTCGGCTCCAAAGTCACCATGATGGGAGCGCTCAACAAGCCCGGGACCTATGATTATTTCTCCCGAATGAACCTCATGGATTTCCTCGCGATAGCCGAAGGTCTCAGCGACACCGCCGGACGTGTCGTGCAGGTCCGGCGCAAGGGACGACAAGGCGAGACTCCCCAATCCCTGCTCATAGATCTTGACCAGATGGTCAAGGAAGGCAGCGAAGAGCTCAATGTGGCCATCAATGGCGGAGATGTGATTTATGTGCCTGAAGCTGGCTCGGTTTATGTGGATGGAGCCGTCCGCAAGGCAGGATCATACCCCATACGCAAAGAAATGTCCGTCCAGGAGGCCATTATTTCCGCAGGCGGATTGCAGGCCTTCGCCGACGCTGGAAACGTCAAGCTGGTCCGCTACCTCGACAATGGACGAAGGGAAGTGGCGAAACTGTCCCTCGATGAGCTGCAACGAGGCGAAACTGACAAATTCAGGATTCAGGACCGGGATGTCATCTTTGTGGAATCAAGCGCCATCGGCACTTTTTTCCAGGGGGTGCGCCTGTCGCTTGGAACCGGCATGTTGGGTGTCGGCTATACGCCTCCGGCCCGCTAATAGGCCACTGAAAAACAGGTGCCGATCAGACACTTGACGAACCAACCTACAGCAAAATCGAATTGCCTGAAAAAACGCAAACCCGTGAAGACACTCGGGTTCTTTCGCAACTTTGTGCAGTGCCGCCCGATATAACATACACCTAAATCATACCCATAATAATAAAAATTCAACGTACTTAGTTATACCCATTACTAAAATTAACGCATTAACACATGTAAGTATTGACTTTAGTTCGAGATATTGCTCAACAATTAAGTGATATATCACATGCATTTTATACTTTTAAGCACACAGTCATATAATACGAGTATATTAGAAAAAAAATAAATACACCAAACTTGAATCAAACAATTTTTAAACCAAAAGGCACAAAAATGTTCAGAAAACAATTTTTCCCAGTCCTGCTCGCCACCATGATGCTTTTTCAACCACTAATGGCGAGCGCAGCCTCAATATCCAGATTGGTTCCCAACGGGACCGTCACGTTATTGGAAAGCGGCACTGTCGTGGACAAGGAAATACCCGTTCCCAACGGAATACTCATGTCCAGCAACGGACAAAGCTTGATAGAGAATGAGGGATTGCATCTTGTCAGCGCTGACAAAACAGTATTCGCAATTCAGGAAGAAAGCACTCATTTCAACCTGATGGTAATGGAAGGCAGTGTAGACTTTGCCATGAGCCCTGGCTCCAAACCTCTGGGATTCAGGCCTTTTTTTCAAGACTCCGCAGGAACGAATCCATATCTCATTCCGGCAAATTCCGAAAATGTATTCCGGGGCACTCTTCAGGTCACCAAAGACAAAGCCACCCTGACCATGTCCGAAGGATCACTCAAAGTCGTTTCCGTAGATGGACAAACAGTGGTTAATCGCGGCGACACCATTGTCCTGGCTCAACTCACTCCAGGCGCCACGTCGAACATTACCGGAAATCCCTCTCGCCCAACTGCAGAAACAGGCTGGGGAGGAATCGCCGTAGGCGCTGCCTCAGTGGGAATCCTGGGCGCTGCCATAGCAGCCCTTGCAGCAGGAAGTGGCGGAGGAGACGGAGGTGGCGATGAAGGCAGTCCATATTAATCCTTAGGCAAACATAATCCGGCATATGGCCCGCTTTGAATATTTCGACAAATTATTGGCAAAACTTCATATATCCGCGACCCAATAATCAAACAAAAGAAGGACACATGCTAACAAACAAAACCATCATCCAATTGTTCTTAGTCATGTTGTTGTCCCAGCCACTCTTGGCAGGCAACTTTCCTGAGGAATCCGTAAAACTCACGAATGGCGGCATTATTGCCCGTGACAATAGTTCCTTTTACGCAAAAACGTCCACTGACGGCGTGGCCCCTTCCGCCACAATAACCCCCATGGGCTCTATAGAGCTTCTGGAGAGTAACATTGTCGTGGACAAAGAAATTCCTGCCCCCAAGGGAATGTTCATGGCGTGCCAGGACCAAGTCTATGTTGAAGCCAAAGGGCTGCAACTCCTCTGTTCCGACAAAACCGTATTTGCGATTATCGAAGAATCCTCCCATTTCTCCATCATGATCGAAAAAGGAAACGTGGATTTTGCCTTGCAAGCAAACAGCAAGCCCATTGAATTCAAAACCCCTTTTGATACGATACGCGCAAAGCCCTATCTGATTCCAGCCAGTTCCAACAGCTTGCTCCGCGGCAGTCTTCATGTCTCGGAGGAAAAAGCATTGCTGACTATAACGCAGGGATCTCTTGAAATAATGTCTGCAAGCGGACGCAAGTTGATCCATGCCGGAAACGCCATCGTTCTGGCCCAAGCGACAACATCCACCGGCGACACCCAAGAACCGTCGGGCACTACCGGGGCAACGGGAACCGGCACTGCAAGCATCGGAACGAATCTGGTCGTAGGCTTAACCACGTTAACAGCCTTGTCAGCCGGGGCATTGATTATTGCCAATAACAATGACGACGGAGACTCCGGGGAATCCAGCCCCTTCTGAACCGTCGAATAACAAGCGTAACTACAGGACAGAAAAAAACATTAACAACGCTCATCACCAAAAATTAAACCAGAACCGCCTTTTTTTCGAAATGGGCATCGGAGCGAAATCAGTCAACGAAAGGGGTTTGTTCATAACGACCGCGTTTGGGTGCCGCTCGACCAATCGCAAGGCATCCTCTCTGCCCATGATGTCGGTTGCGACATCAAGAGCCTCGCGAAGTTGTGGACGGCGAGAGTGTTCGCCATGGCTGTCGCTAGCCAAGAAATGCACAAGGCGGTGCTCCAGCAGAAGTTGTGAAAGGGACAAGATTTCCGGCCCAAGCCGACCAAGCAGACTGGCGGAGGTGAGTTGCACAGTCACTCCCATTTCGACCCAGGCATGCAACTGTCCCGGGTCACGAAGCACGTAAGAATAGCGTTCAGGATGAGCCAGGATCACTTGGTAGCCCAACTGGAGTAGCCGCCACAGATAATCATCGATTCTGCGAGGCAAAAAACTTCCTGGCAACTCCAGCAGCAACCAGGAACCGCTGTTGAGGGAGCCCAAGCGGCCTTCAGCGAGCATGGATGGCAACTCGGCATCCAAATGAAGTTCACTTCCAGGCCAGATTTGCAAAGGAATGGCTTCCTCCTGCAATCGTGAGCGGAATTCATCTACGGCCAAAGAAATGTCGCTTCGTTCGTTGGGCCACATCGGAGGATTCCAATGTGGCGTACAAATAACGCCATGGATTCCATCGTCGACAGCCATTCGAGCCATGGCAACTGACTCTTCCAAGTTCCGGGAGCCGTCATCTAGACCGGGCAGTATGTGAGAATGAATATCTATCATGGCAAGGCAACACTTACTTGTGTTTAAAAAAAGATCAAGAAAACAAATTACATAAATATTAACGATAATTTAGAAAATAAAAATCAAACTAAAAATTAAATTATTATGCACTTATAAAATTCCATTTAAACAACTTGGTGAAAGTAAAAAAGAGAGTCTCGCATGCCAAACAAAATGAGCCATGATGCTGTATTAATCCTGAGCCTTCTCAAAGGATTTGACGCGTTATCAGGAGTCCTCATCCTTGGTCTTTGTCAGATAGCCTACCAGAACACCATGTTTGTCACCAGAGAATACCAGACCCTGGCTTTTCTGATCCTGTTTCTCGCTCCAATCTGCCTCAATCTTGCCGGAACCTACCGTCCATGGTTCGCGGCAAAGTGGCAACTTGAAGCAAGACGCCTGCTCCTAGGTTGCGTCTTGGCTTATTCCTGCCTGCTCGTCATCGGATATGTCCTCAAAAGCAGTTCCGACTTCTCGCGTGTCATCATCACGACATGGATGATCATTTGGCCTATATTTCTCTTTGTGTTTAGGGCCACGTTAAGCTGTTTTCTGCGCCATTTTGGTCGCAAGAAACAGTTCACCCGTACAGCGGTCATTGTCGGAGCCGGAGCACTTGGCGTCTCCGTATCCAACTATCTTACAAATAACGTCTGGCTCGGTATTGGAGTCCAGGGTCTTTTCGACGACAAGAAAGAGGGACGCTTGGAGAACCACGGCATGATTCTGGGCAGGACAGACATGGTTGCCGACCATGTGCGCGAACAAGGAACAGATATCGTATACATCACGCTGCCAATGCGGGCAGAAAAAAAAATAAAACGCATCGTCAACGAGCTGACAGACTCAACATCCACTGTCTATTTTGTTCCAGACATCTTTCAATTTAAAATGATGCTTTCCGGAATTGTGGACTACCTCGGAGATATCCCAGCAATTGCACTCTGGGAATCACCATTTTTTGGATTCTACGCTGTATTAAAACGCACGCTGGATCTCATCTTGGGCACGCTAATCCTGATTTTATCGGCCCCGATAATGCTCACCATTGCCATTGCCATAAAATTTGATTCCCCTGGACCGATATTTTTCGCTCAGCAGCGATATGGACTGGATGGCACACCAATCATGGTTCTGAAGTTCAGAACCATGAACGTCTGCGAAAACGGACATAATTTCACCCAGTGCGTAAAATTTGATTCCAGAGTGACAAAGATCGGCGCATTTCTACGACGATACTCTCTGGATGAACTGCCACAATTTCTAAACGTACTCCAAGGTTCCATGTCCATTGTCGGACCACGCCCTCACGCCGTGGCCATGAACGAGGAGTACCGCAAACTCGTGGCAGGATACATGCTCCGTCACAAAGTCAAACCCGGCATTACCGGCCTGGCCCAAGTCAACGGATTCCGCGGGCCAACCGACACTCTGGACAAAATGGAAGGCAGGATACGCATGGATCTGGAATACATTCGAACATGGACCCCGCTTCTAGATTTCAAAATCATCCTTCAAACCATCGCAGGCGGCTTCACAGGAACTAACGCGTGCTGATGTCACGCCTTCCTTTTCCGTGCGCTGTCAACTCCATGATGATTTCACACATACAGTCTTTGGCTTTTGAAGTTACAATCGCAGGACAACCGATAAATTCAATCAGTTATCGCTGGATGAACCTAAAAATCAATATGATGAACGCACTCTGTGATAAATAGAGTACGCGAAGTTTTGGAGCGACTTCTCAACCTCGTGCTTCGTGGCACCACTCTTGTCAGCAAATTCGCCCTCCTCTTTGTTCTGGCCAAATTTCTCGAGCCTCTGGAGGTAGGGCTTTACGGACTTTTCAGTGCAACCATTTTTTATTGCCTAATGGC from Desulfomicrobium apsheronum includes:
- a CDS encoding undecaprenyl-phosphate glucose phosphotransferase, encoding MPNKMSHDAVLILSLLKGFDALSGVLILGLCQIAYQNTMFVTREYQTLAFLILFLAPICLNLAGTYRPWFAAKWQLEARRLLLGCVLAYSCLLVIGYVLKSSSDFSRVIITTWMIIWPIFLFVFRATLSCFLRHFGRKKQFTRTAVIVGAGALGVSVSNYLTNNVWLGIGVQGLFDDKKEGRLENHGMILGRTDMVADHVREQGTDIVYITLPMRAEKKIKRIVNELTDSTSTVYFVPDIFQFKMMLSGIVDYLGDIPAIALWESPFFGFYAVLKRTLDLILGTLILILSAPIMLTIAIAIKFDSPGPIFFAQQRYGLDGTPIMVLKFRTMNVCENGHNFTQCVKFDSRVTKIGAFLRRYSLDELPQFLNVLQGSMSIVGPRPHAVAMNEEYRKLVAGYMLRHKVKPGITGLAQVNGFRGPTDTLDKMEGRIRMDLEYIRTWTPLLDFKIILQTIAGGFTGTNAC